A part of Vicia villosa cultivar HV-30 ecotype Madison, WI unplaced genomic scaffold, Vvil1.0 ctg.000342F_1_1, whole genome shotgun sequence genomic DNA contains:
- the LOC131626990 gene encoding uncharacterized protein LOC131626990, which translates to MTRWTGAIGQAPQENVGYGGKDEFRAFGDFQRCNPPIFEGGYGPEKAHAWMREIEKIFQVVSCTNVQKVQFGTHMLTKEADVWWSNTVRRFEIEGIEVTWTLFRDAFFGNYFPEDVRGKKEVGFLQLKRGGEQFREKSYDDMREQSGLGNKPSGGGASTRIKCYRCGETGHKTVDCGVGSSRICYSCGEQGHNCAMCDKPKKKQAKGKVSALSGAETNTKDKLI; encoded by the coding sequence atgacgaggtggactggtgcgattggacaagcgccgcaagagaatgtcggttatggaggaaaggatgagttccgtgcttttggagactttcaaaggtgTAACCcaccgatctttgaaggagggtatggaccggagaaagcgcacgcatggatgagagaaattgagaagatctttcaagtcgtgagttgtactaatgtacagaaggtacagtttggtactcacatgctgacaaaagaagctgacgtttggtggagtaatactgtgcggagatttgaaatagaaggtattgaagttacttggactctttttcgtgatgcattttttggaaactattttccagaagatgtgcgtgggaagaaagaagtagggtttctacagttgaaacgagggggagaacagttccgtgagaaatcgtatgatgacatgagggaacaatctggtcttggcaataagccaagtgggggaggagcttctactcggattaagtgctacaggtgtggcgagacgggtcacaaaactgttgattgtggagttggctcgagtaggatttgctatagttgtggtgagcaaggacacaattgtgccatgtgcgataagccaaagaagaagcaagcgaaaggaaaagtgtctgcgttgtctggtgctgagactaatactaaggataagttaatctga